The following DNA comes from Deltaproteobacteria bacterium.
CCACCACGTATCCCTGATCGCGAATCTGCTCCAGCCGCGCGGTGAAGGTTTCTTCATCCGTGATGGAGAAGGGCGTGTACGGCTGCAGGGGCTCTTCGCTTAAGATCTGTTTCACGTTTTCAGGGTCGAGGTTCGCCATCAATACCATCCCCAACATGCCGTAGTGCAAGGGACGACTCCACCCGATGTCCGAAGAAATCCGGATCATTCCTACGCCTTCGCGTTTATCGATGTACACCAGCCGGTTGTCCTGTCTAATTGCCAGGAGAACGCACGTGCCGGCTTCACTTTGAAGGTCGGTCATCGGATGCGCGGCTGCGCGGCGCAAGGAGAAGGAGGAAAAGACAATGCCGCCCAACTCGAAAAGGCGGATCCCGAGCTGATAGATTTTAGTCCGGGCGTCGAACTGAAGATATCCGCGGCCGGTGAGATTGGCGGTCAACCGTTTGGCGGTGGTCATGTTGAGCCCGGTGCGACGCACCAGATCGGACAGGGTCAATTCCTTGTTCTGAAAGTCGAAGCAGTCCAGAATATCGAGGGCGCGCTCGAGTGCCTGTACCCGGTAAATCGAATCTCTGAGCGCATGTTGTTTCATAGGAGGAATCCTTTCAAAGTCAGGAGGGGTAGTTCGTGGTACGTCTTAAACTCAATGGAAAAAACGATGTTGCGGCCCGTCCGGCGAAGTCGGAATCGAAACAGTTTTCCGTTGACAGCGGTAGTTCCATCATACTAAACTATGATTCTGAAATATACTTTCATATCGTGAAAGTATAGGCAAGCTTTATTTACCGTCCTTTTTGGATTCTTTCCTTCGAGGCTCCCGCCAAATGGGTAATGCGTCATGACTCAACAACAGGAGGGCCGCTGTGAGATTACCGAAATTCGAGTACTTCGAGCCAAGAGACCTTAAAGAAGCCCTCTCCTTATTACGAGACGAACCCTCCGCCAAGATACTGGCCGGGGGAACCGATCTCCTGGTCAACATGAAGCACAGAGTCGAATGCCCCCAGACCATCGTCAACATCAAGCGGATTGAAGGTCTGGACCGCATCGAGCAGGATCATCGGGGAGTGCGAATCGGCGCCCTGACTACGCTCAAACGCCTTTACTCCACGCCCCTGATCGCGGAAAAACTGCCGGGTCTGGCCGAAGCCGCCGCAGCGGTGGGATCTTACCACCATCAGGTCATGGGCACCGTGGCGGGAAACCTCTGCCAACAAAACCGCTGCAAGTTCTATAATCAATCCAAGCAATGGCGAAGCTCCAGGCCCACCTGCTACAAGGCCGGAGGCGAGATCTGTCACGTGCTGAACAAAAAAGAGGTCTGCTATTCGAGCTATTGCGGAGACCTGGCCCCAGTGCTTCTCGTACTGAATGCCCGTCTCGTACTGACCGGTCCCGAGGATAGAAGAGAAATGGCCCTGGAAGCGTTTTATTCCGGTGATGGAAAAGCTCCTCTCGGTTTCAATCCGGGAGAGATTTTGACTGAGATCATCGTACCGAAGGACGCAGCGGAAGGGGGATCCTGTTATACCAAATTCGCCAACCGGGAAAGCATCGATTTCCCCATCGTGGGAGCCGCGTCCTGGGCATCGGCGGAACGCAAGGAATGCCGGGTTGCCTTCACTGCGGTAGATCGAAAACCCCTCAGGGCGAACCAAGTCGAGGCTTTCCTGAATGGGAAAGACCTGACCGAGCAGACGGTAAACGAGGCCGCTGGCCTCGCTTCGAAAGCGGCCGGCCCGGTCAAAACGTCCGTGTATTCGCCCTCGTTTAAGCGCAGGATGATGGGATTGTTGTTGCAGGATACTGTCGGTCAGGCTGTGAGGAGGTCACACTCATGAAACGTATTATAGAACTCAACATCAATGGAGATGCCTACGAACTGCTTGTGTCCCCGAACCATACGCTGCTCGAGGTCCTGAGAGACAAACTGGGTCTCATGGGAACCAAGCGAGGGTGCGACTTGGGCGCCTGCGGAGCCTGCACGGTGCTCGTTGACGGAGAGGCCTATCTGTCCTGCCTGATGCTGGCGGTCGACGCGGCCGGAAGAAAAATCACCACCATCGAGGGATTGGCGGAAGGCGGGGACTTGCATCCGTTGCAGAGAGCCTTTGTGGATAAAGGCGGACTTCAATGCGGTTTTTGTACACCCGGAATGATCTTGACCGCCAAGGCCATCCTGGATGAAGAAGAGCATCCTACCGAGGCGGTAATAAAGAAGAAAATGGCGGGCAACCTTTGCCGGTGCACCGGGTACAAGAAGGTCGTCGAGGCCGTGATGAGTGTCACGGAGCCGGCGGGAAAGGAGGGCTAGATGGAACGGGAATTACATGTTGTCGGCGCGCGTTTGCCCATGCTGGATGCTGCCCAGAAAGTGAAAGGGGCCGCTCTGTTTACGGATGATCTAGTGCTTCCGGGCATGCTCCACGGCAAAATCCTGAGAAGTCCGCTTCCTCATGCCAGAATTCTAAACATCGACACCTCCGCGGCGGAAAAACTTCCGGGCGTAAAAGGGGTGGTAACGGGCAAGGAGATCCCTGACCGGCAGTATGGAATCGTGCCCATGGCCAAGGATGAATATGCACTGGCCAAGGATAAGGTCCGCTATATCGGAGATGACGTGGCGGCCGTCTGCGCCGTGGATTCCGAGATCGCGGAAGAGGCCATCGAGCTGATCAAGGTGGACTACGAGGAACTGCCGGCCGTATTCGACCCCCTGAAAGCCAGGGAAGAGTCTGCTCCCGTGATTCACGAGGGCATCAAGTACAACACCTCCTTTGCCATCCGGAAAGAGTTCGGCGATGTGGAAAAAGCCTTTGCGGAGTCGGACGCTGTTTTTGAGGATATGTTCTATTCCCAAGCGGTGAATCACGCACCCCTCGAGCCTCATTCCGCGCTGGCCCAGTTCGATCCGCTCAACGGAGATCTCACGGTCTGGTCTTCCACTCAGATCCCGTTTTTTCTGAGAAGAAACCTGTCGAATACTCTTCAAATTCCGGAAAGAAAAGTGCGCGTCATCAAACCCAAGGTGGGTGGAGGGTTCGGGCAGAAGATCGATATGTTTGCAAAGGATTTCTGCGCCGCCTGGTTCGCGATTCGTCTCGGCAAGCCGGTGAAGTTTACGTACGATCGGGAGGAAGTGTTCATCTCGACCCGGCAGAGACACCCGATGTATATCACGGTGAAAACCGGCGTAAAGAAGGACGGCACCATCCTGGGACAGAAGTTTCAGGCGTTTGCGGACGGCGGCGCGTACAACAGCACCGCTCCTACAATGATTGCCCTGTCCTGTTTTTTCCTCATGATTCCCTATCGAGTACCGAATCTGATTTATGAAGGCGCTCATGTCTACACGAACAAACCGGTGGGCGGCGCCATGCGCGGACACGGTATTCCCCAGGCCCGATTCGCCGTGGAACGGCAGTTGGATATGATTGCGGAGCGTATTGGCGTCGATCCCGTCGAGATCCGAATCAAGAACAGCATTCATGCGGGGGAACCGCATTCGGGCGGGTTTGTCATTCACACGTGCGGTTTTGCGGAATCGGTCCAAAAGGCCGCCGCCGCCATCGGATGGAAGGAAAAGCGGGGCAAACTGCCTCCCGGCCGGGGCGTGGGTGTGGCCGGCGCTTCTTTTCCCAGCGGGGTCAGCAACATGAGCCACATCAGCTCCGGCGCCGTGGTTCAACTGGGCCGGGATGGAGCGGTCAACGTACTTTCCGGTGCCGCGGACATAGGACAGGGAGCGGAAACCGTGATCAGCCAGATCGTGGCTGAAGAACTCGGGGTGCCCCTCGAGGATATTCGGATAACCGCAGCGGACACGGGCATAACGCCTCTGGACCCCGGCACGTTTGGAAGCGGGGTCACGGTCAGGGCGGGAAACGCGGCGCGGCTGGCCGCCATCGCCGTGAGGCAAAAGCTGTTCCATCTGGTGGCCGATAAGCTGGAAGCCAATGTGGCCGATCTCGAGGCCAAAAACCGGAAAATCTCGGTAAAGGGTTCGCCCGACAAAGGCATGACGTTGGACGAGGCCCTGAAGACCTATCAATACGAGGATCTTCCTATGCCCATTGTAGGCAGGAGTTCGTGGATGGCGCCGGCCTCGGAACCCACCACGTTGTTCCAGCAGGATGGAAATTTCGCACCCAACTACTCGTTTATGACGCAGGCCGCTGAGGTCGACGTGGATCTTCACACGGGCAAAGTGAAGCTCTTGAAGATGGTGACGGCTCATGACTGCGGCCGGGCCATCAATCCGATGCTCGTCGAAGGCCAACTCGAAGGGTCCGTGGTGGGCGGCATGGGACAGGCTCTGTATGAGCATGTGATCGTAGAGAATGGACAGGTCATGAATCCGTCGTTTCTGGACTATGGTTTTCCCACCTTTATGGAAATGCCGGTCATCGAAGCGATCGAAGTGGAGACCGACGATCCCATCGGTCCCTTTGGGGCCAAAGAATCGGGTGAAGGCACCCAGCTGTCCCCGGCGCCGGCCATAGCGAACGCGATTTACGACGCCATTGGCGTGGATTTTATGGAACTTCCCATCACTCCGGAAAGAATCCTGGATGCCCTGGAAGAGAAATCGTAGGCATACAGGGGGGAACTTTTGAAAAAGTTCCCCCCTGTACCCCCCCTCAAACCTTTCAGGCGGGCCTCACTGCCTTCGGTGGAGAGTCTGGGAAAGATGACGGTCGGAGGTACGCATGTGCGCGAACCTGAAAGACCATAGGATTTACCTTCCAGTGATTCTGTAAATGCCCACAAGAAGCAAACGAGGCGAAGAACAGATAAGCGAATGCCTTCCTACCGATGATGTCCCTGTGACCGACGGTAGATGACCTCGGCTTTGAAAGTTCGTCTCAAATCATATAATAATGCCATTCTTAGTAGGGGCGGTTCGCGAACCGCCCCTACCGCTCATCCGGCAACACACGCAGCGTCAATATGCAAGAACAGGTGGGTCGGAAAGACCAACCGACCGCTTCGATGTTGGGAGGTAAAGAAATCCCAT
Coding sequences within:
- a CDS encoding IclR family transcriptional regulator; translation: MKQHALRDSIYRVQALERALDILDCFDFQNKELTLSDLVRRTGLNMTTAKRLTANLTGRGYLQFDARTKIYQLGIRLFELGGIVFSSFSLRRAAAHPMTDLQSEAGTCVLLAIRQDNRLVYIDKREGVGMIRISSDIGWSRPLHYGMLGMVLMANLDPENVKQILSEEPLQPYTPFSITDEETFTARLEQIRDQGYVVEKEETVEGIIGIAAPIRDYTRRVVAALGTALPLGQRDLNKDVDRIVALVKQTCATISTDLGYSKM
- a CDS encoding FAD binding domain-containing protein yields the protein MRLPKFEYFEPRDLKEALSLLRDEPSAKILAGGTDLLVNMKHRVECPQTIVNIKRIEGLDRIEQDHRGVRIGALTTLKRLYSTPLIAEKLPGLAEAAAAVGSYHHQVMGTVAGNLCQQNRCKFYNQSKQWRSSRPTCYKAGGEICHVLNKKEVCYSSYCGDLAPVLLVLNARLVLTGPEDRREMALEAFYSGDGKAPLGFNPGEILTEIIVPKDAAEGGSCYTKFANRESIDFPIVGAASWASAERKECRVAFTAVDRKPLRANQVEAFLNGKDLTEQTVNEAAGLASKAAGPVKTSVYSPSFKRRMMGLLLQDTVGQAVRRSHS
- a CDS encoding (2Fe-2S)-binding protein codes for the protein MKRIIELNINGDAYELLVSPNHTLLEVLRDKLGLMGTKRGCDLGACGACTVLVDGEAYLSCLMLAVDAAGRKITTIEGLAEGGDLHPLQRAFVDKGGLQCGFCTPGMILTAKAILDEEEHPTEAVIKKKMAGNLCRCTGYKKVVEAVMSVTEPAGKEG
- a CDS encoding molybdopterin-dependent oxidoreductase, translating into MERELHVVGARLPMLDAAQKVKGAALFTDDLVLPGMLHGKILRSPLPHARILNIDTSAAEKLPGVKGVVTGKEIPDRQYGIVPMAKDEYALAKDKVRYIGDDVAAVCAVDSEIAEEAIELIKVDYEELPAVFDPLKAREESAPVIHEGIKYNTSFAIRKEFGDVEKAFAESDAVFEDMFYSQAVNHAPLEPHSALAQFDPLNGDLTVWSSTQIPFFLRRNLSNTLQIPERKVRVIKPKVGGGFGQKIDMFAKDFCAAWFAIRLGKPVKFTYDREEVFISTRQRHPMYITVKTGVKKDGTILGQKFQAFADGGAYNSTAPTMIALSCFFLMIPYRVPNLIYEGAHVYTNKPVGGAMRGHGIPQARFAVERQLDMIAERIGVDPVEIRIKNSIHAGEPHSGGFVIHTCGFAESVQKAAAAIGWKEKRGKLPPGRGVGVAGASFPSGVSNMSHISSGAVVQLGRDGAVNVLSGAADIGQGAETVISQIVAEELGVPLEDIRITAADTGITPLDPGTFGSGVTVRAGNAARLAAIAVRQKLFHLVADKLEANVADLEAKNRKISVKGSPDKGMTLDEALKTYQYEDLPMPIVGRSSWMAPASEPTTLFQQDGNFAPNYSFMTQAAEVDVDLHTGKVKLLKMVTAHDCGRAINPMLVEGQLEGSVVGGMGQALYEHVIVENGQVMNPSFLDYGFPTFMEMPVIEAIEVETDDPIGPFGAKESGEGTQLSPAPAIANAIYDAIGVDFMELPITPERILDALEEKS